One segment of Etheostoma cragini isolate CJK2018 chromosome 23, CSU_Ecrag_1.0, whole genome shotgun sequence DNA contains the following:
- the LOC117938905 gene encoding apoptosis facilitator Bcl-2-like protein 14 — protein MANGHVEIHDPFSNPNGLHSPKSTSDTDSMEDTVEFRLLMAYAKRRRPQKEASPQDIQTLPRGGTDANGSSPQTPAMTEKEAKKRRKKRKKGWKSIFSCIKPQTGEAEPCPMNVNQYDVEDRCGDCRVAEVEEEDELKDLAGKLTHIADEVPFIPPEIETDSNNDVNVEKTIGLLLRESGDRLNEKELKDAAISLDLFWDYSFFKLLMTTLLTRMGLRTPNPDSPGPKASPKTQIAVTCEVTSRLSALNTLPSNRLLDHGARYLQHYYSSWAQQQGGYEEAFYSDDEDDSQ, from the exons ATGGCAAACGGGCACGTGGAAATCCACGACCCCTTCTCCAACCCCAACGGCCTCCACAGCCCCAAATCGAcctcagacacagacagcatGGAGGACACGGTGGAGTTCAGGCTCCTTATGGCCTACGCAAAGAGGAGACGGCCACAAAAGGAGGCCTCTCCTCAGGACATACAGACTTTACCAAGAGGTGGCACGGACGCAAACGGATCCTCACCTCAGACGCCGGCCATGACTGAAAAAGAGGcgaaaaagaggaggaagaagaggaagaagggatGGAAGAGCATTTTCAGCTGTATCAAACCTCAGACTGGGGAAGCAGAACCGTGCCCAATGAATGTGAATCAGTATGATGTTGAAGACAGATGTGGTGATTGTAGGGTTG ctgaagtagaagaagaggatgagCTCAAAGACTTAGCAGGCAAGCTAACACACATCGCTGATGAAGTCCCATTCATTCCTCCAGAAATAGAGACCGACTCGAACAATG ATGTGAATGTGGAGAAAACCATCGGCCTGCTGCTGAGGGAGAGTGGAGACCGACTGAACGAGAAG GAGCTGAAAGACGCCGCTATATCCTTAGATCTTTTTTGGGATTACAGTTTCTTTAAACTGCTGATGACAACCCTTCTCACGAGGATGGGCCTCAGGACCCCCAACCCTGATTCTCCGGGGCCGAAAGCATCTCCCAAAACTCAGATCGCTGTGACCTGCGAG GTCACCAGTCGTCTATCAGCGTTGAACACACTGCCCAGCAACCGACTGCTTGACCACGGAGCCAGATATCTGCAGCATTATTATTCATCCTGGGCACAGCAGCAGGGCGGATAC GAGGAAGCCTTTTACAGTGACGATGAGGACGACAGCCAGTGA